In Brassica napus cultivar Da-Ae chromosome C2, Da-Ae, whole genome shotgun sequence, the sequence ggaagaagaaaggaagACTCATGTTAAAAGAGGGTTGTGGAAACCTGAAGAAGACATGATACTTCGAAGCTATATCGACACTCATGGAGAAGGAAACTGGGCAGACATCTCTCGTAGATCCGGTCCGAATTCAAACTTTCCACATACGTTTCATTTACTCCAGAATCAGAGTGTTGAAGTTTTGGGAAGATTAGGAATATGTTTTCTTCTGTTTCAGGATTGAAGAGAGGAGGTAAAAGCTGTCGGTTGAGATGGAAGAACTACCTAAGACCAAACATCAAAAGAGGAGGCATGACGCCTCAAGAACAAGACCTCATCATCCGCATGCATAAGCTTCTCGGCAACCGGTATTTCCTCTTCTTTTACCATTCATCATCACTTTCTCAAAGATTAACTTAATTCTTTTCTACCACCAGATGGTCGTTGATCGCAGGTCGCCTTCCGGGTAGGACTGACAACGAAGTCAAGAACTACTGGAATACCCATTTGAACAAGAAATCCAGTTCCAGGAAACAAAATGCAACTGAATCAGTGGAAGCCTCTCCATGGGTCGACAAGCCAGTTATGTCTACAGAAGTGAGAGGAAGccatggaggaggaggaggaggaggagagggagAAGAGGACACTACCACTACCTGGATGGAGGAGACCAACTTCTTCGCCCGCATAGAATCTCCC encodes:
- the LOC106415463 gene encoding transcription factor MYB82 — protein: MLELKLETRARYVHFIANTASLSNCGGQRRMEKREEERKTHVKRGLWKPEEDMILRSYIDTHGEGNWADISRRSGLKRGGKSCRLRWKNYLRPNIKRGGMTPQEQDLIIRMHKLLGNRWSLIAGRLPGRTDNEVKNYWNTHLNKKSSSRKQNATESVEASPWVDKPVMSTEVRGSHGGGGGGGEGEEDTTTTWMEETNFFARIESPLPLTAHHNPDTLLFDPSFAFTDCFPLL